The genome window TTCTACTCAACTAGCACGTGTCTTTGGGCCTGAAAGAAATAACGCTTCCATAACGTCTCATCGCGTTTTCTGTTGTAAATTGGAGGTGGAAGCGATGACCGATAGAACCGACGGAACAGTTGATCCAAGCAAGGAAATCAAGGCTTGGAAGGCCTACTTCGAATATGCCGCAGAGGACATGCGTGGTGAATCTCCGGAACTCCTCGTTGCCTGTGCGCATCGCCTGCTGGAGATGTCGCAGGTGAAACGCAAGGGCCGCAACACCAAGGTCGATGACCCGGACTTCGGCGCCTGAGATACCGTTTTCGTCAGCGAGGCGCTGCCAGTCGCGCGACCTTGGACAAGACCTGACACCATCCGCTATTCCTGATCAAGAACTCCGGGACCCTGTCCCGGAGCTTTTTTGTCGTTTCCAGCGCGTGCCGCTCTAAACATTCGAGGGGTAGTTCGGGCTCTCCCGCGTAATCGTCACATCGTGCGCATGACTTTCGCGCAGGGACGCACCGGATATCCGCACGAACCGTGCTTTTTCCTGGAATTCCGGAAGCGTGCCAGCCCCGACATATCCCATCGCGGCCCGCAAGCCGCCAGCCAACTGGTGAAGAACGCTTTCCAGCGGGCCCTTGTACGGCACTTGCCCCTCGATCCCTTCCGGAACCAGTTTCAGTGCATCTCGCACCTCAGCCTGGAAATAGCGGTCTGCAGAGCCGCGCGCCATGGCGCCAACGGAGCCCATGCCACGGTACGCCTTATAGGAACGCCCCTGATACAGATAAACCTCACCCGGGCTTTCATCGGTTCCGGCAAACAGCGATCCGATCATGGCGGCAGAAGCGCCACTGGCCAGAGCCTTGGCGAGATCTCCCGAATACTTTATCCCGCCGTCGGCGATGACGGGCACGCCGTCGTTGTTGGCCGCTTTGCATGCTTCCATGATGGCGGTGAGCTGAGGAACCCCGACACCGGCAACAATGCGCGTGGTACAGATCGAACCAGGGCCGATGCCCACCTTTACCGCATCCGCCCCGGCGTCGATCAGGGCTCGGGTTCCGTCGCCGGTCGCAACGTTGCCGGCGAGAACCTGCACCGAATTGGAGAGCGTCTTGACGCGCCGCACCATCTCGAGAACGCGTTCCGAGTGACCGTGCGCGGTGTCCACCACCACAAGATCGACGCCGGCATCGACGAGCCGTTCGGCACGCTCAAATCCCTCCGGGCCGACACTGGTCGCCGCAGCGACGCGCAGCCGGCCCTGGTCGTCCTTTGAGGCATTGGGGTTGAGCTGCGCTTTTTCCATGTCCTTGACGGTGATCAGCCCGACGCAGTTCTGCGTGTCGTCCACCACCAGGAGTTTCTCGATGCGATGATGATGCAGCAAGCGCTTGGCCTCGGCCTGGCTCACCGAATCGCGCACGGTCACCAGTTCCTCGCGCGTCATGAGCTCATAGACACGCTGGCTGGGGTCGGAGGCAAACCGGACATCTCGATTTGTCAGGATGCCGACAAGACGGCCGACATGCTGCCCTCCCGAACCACCGTTCTCCACCACCGGAACACCGGAAATGCTGAAGCGCTCCATCAGGTCCAATGCGTCCTGAAGCGTGGCATCCGGGCCGATCACCAGCGGATTGACAACCATTCCGGATTCAAACTTCTTGACCTTGCGGACCTCTTCCGCCTGTTGGTCCATCGTCAGATTGCGATGCACCACGCCAATGCCGCCGGCCTGCGCCATCGCGATGGCGAGGCGTCCCTCGGTCACCGTGTCCATTGCGCTGGACAGCAGCGGGAAGTTGAGCTCGATGTCCCGTGTCACGCGGGTCCGGAGATCGGTCTCGGCCGGAAGCACCTCGGAGTGCCCCGGCATCAGGAGCACATCGTCGAAGGTCAACGCTTCTGTGCCATGAAGCGACTGGTAGAATTCAGCCATGTGCCAATCCCCTTTCAGGAAATACCGCCTGCCGCCGGAAGCGAAAAACCCACCGGGGACGAAGCGTCGCGAATAAGAGAAGTTGGCGCGGGTCATTAACACGGGCGTGACAGGAAGGAAAGCAGGATAACGCGGTTCTCCTGTGCATGCGAAGGCGCAATCGGCCTCGCAGGAGCCGGTTCACCCCGCTCCGCCGCGAAACCCTTTTGCAAGAACATAGAGTTCCGGGCTTTCCTTACGGCTCGCCGGAGGCTTGATGTGATGCACCGACTGATAGTCCCGCTTGAGCCTGGCGAGCGCCTCGTTCTCCGCGCCGCCACGAAACACCTTCGACAGGAAGGCCCCGCCGGGTGCCAGATTCTCGCGGGCGAATTCCTCGGCGACCTCGAACAGGTGAGTCGTGCGCAAGTGATCCGTCTGCCGGTGCCCTGTGGTCGGCGCCGCCATGTCCGACATTACGAGGTTGGGCGCATGTCCGCCGAGAGCCGCCCGCAGGGCTTCAGGGGCGTCATCGTCCAAAAAATCCTTGAGCAGGAGCGTGACCCCCGGCAAGGGCTCCACCTCGAGATAATCGATCCCGACAATCCGCGGATCCTGATCGGTCGAGCCGGTTTTCACCGCAGCGACCTGGCACCAGCCGCCGGGTGCCGCGCCAAGATCGATGATCCGCTGGCCCGGCTTGAGGATATGGTGCTTGTCGTCGATCTCGAGGATCTTGTAGGCCGCGCGCGATCGGTAGCCGTCGATCTTCGCGGCGCGAACATAGGGGTCGTTCAACTGGCGCTGCAGCCAGCGCGCCGACGAGTTGGTGCGCCGCTTGGCGGTTTTGACCCGCTCGAACATGCCGCGATCGCCGCGGCCACGGCCCGATCCGCTCATTTTTGCTTCCTTCCCCGGCCGCGATACTTCGGCGGGTCCTTGCGCCGCCAGACCCGGTCGGCGGACATGAGTTCCATCAAGATTCCTTCGCGCAGGCCCCGGTCGGCCACGCGCAGTCGCTGGCACGGCCAACGCCTGCGGATCGCTTCCAGGATCGCGCAGCCGGCGAGTACCAGATCCGCACGATCCGCACCAATGCAGGGGTTTCCCACGCGCTCCTCATAGGGCATCGCGCGCAAACGCTCAATCATTGCCGTGACGTCGTCGGCGTCCATCCAGGCACCATCGACCCGGCGCCGGTCATAGCGCTTCAGTCCGAAATGCACGCCGGCGAGCGTTGTCACCGTGCCCGACGTGCCGAGCATGTGAACCTTTCCGTCGCAGATCGCGTCAGTCAGTTCCCGGCCCAGTGAAAATGCTTCCAGATGCTGGCGCGCATCCTGGACCATGGCCTCGAAGGTGTCCGCCGATACATGGCGGCCGCCGTGGCGCTCGGCAAGGTTGACGACACCGACGGGCAACGAGGTCCAGTCCCGGATGAACCGCGTCAGCGCCACCCCGCGCGCGCCGCAGCGATTGCGCAGGTCCAGCCAGACGATTTCCGACGATCCGCCCCCGATGTCGAAGAGAACCACGCCGTTGGCGTCCGGATCGACCAGAGACGCGCATCCGGCAACGGCGAGACGCGCCTCGGTCTCCCGCGTCGCGATTTCCAGCGCCAGGCCGGTCTCCTGAAAGACCCGCTCGATGAACAACGGACCGTTTTCCGCCGCCCGGCAGGCCTCGGTTGCAATCAGCCTCACCCGGTCCACCCCCCGGTCGCGCATCTTGTCCCGGCAACAGCCGAGCGCCTCGATCGCCCGGTCCATCGCCGCCTCGCCGAGGCGATTGTTGTGACTGAGCCCCTCCCCAAGGCGAACAATCTTGGAAAAGGCGTCGACGACGCGAAATCCGCGGATTTCCGGGCGCGCCACCAGCAGTCTGCAATTGTTTGTGCCAAGATCAAGCGCCGCATAAAGCCGCTGCGCGCTGGCCGGATCGAAACCCGCGGGTGCACCAACACGCTGCGCCCCGCGCCCCGCGCGATGGGACTGTTCCTGCCCCTCATCCGGCCCGCGCTGTCCGCGCGCACCGTCTTTCGACCGCGTCATCCATATCTGGCCCCCGGCCGCCGGCCGGATGGATCGGGCATGGTCGCGCGCGCGGTCTTCGGCTGCGGTCTGCTCGCGTGTCGGAGCGTGCAGCCGCGCAGGCGTGCCAAAGGCGACACCCGTGTCCAAAAGATGTGGCGAGGATGGTTTCTCGGCTCGGCGCTCGGCACGATTCGGCTTGCGCCGCCGCTTCCCGCGCCGCTTCTTGGTTGGCCCCGGTCCATTTTCAGCCGACACCGGTTGTGCAATGCCATCGACAGACACACCACCATGAGCCGGGCCTTCCCGGCCCGGCTTTCCGGGAAGCGACGCGTCCCGGCCGGTTTTTGCGGCGGCGACCGATACACGATCCGCCGCGCTCGTGGGGGCCTGCGCGCCGTGATGGTCCGGCACTCCGGCCGACAGTCCCTCCGCGGAACCTTGGGCGACGGGGCCTTTTCCGCCGCGCCGCTTGCGTTTCCTGCCAGATCCACGGCGGCGCCCTGCGGCGCCCGCCTCTGCATCCGTTTCCGCGTCGGGATGAGGCCGGTCGGAACACGGCCCAATCTTTCCCGATTCGCTCACTTTTTGTCCTCGCCGGCGGCTCGCGCGCGCCTCGGCTGGTCAGACCTTTGAAGTCATGGGCCTGAGCTGGTCTCTCGTTACATGCAGTTTACCATCCTTTTGACGTCTCGCAATGTGTTGAACTGAGCAGGAGCCCTTCACATGAAGTTGATGCGACTTGAAACAATTTGCTTCTTGCAAAAACGCAAACGCGGAAAGCAGCGCCACCCGATTTCGTCAAAGCGCCCGACCGATCGGCAGGCCCGTTCGACCCACCAGCGCTCGCCGCCTTGTGCCGGTTCCCAAACGATATCCTCCTCCATTCCCGATCGGCACGCAGGCCCTCCCGCTACCTTGAGCGCGGGCAGCCCCACACGCCGGCGGTTCGCGCTCCACCGAAGGCAAGGCACGACAGATCCACCCTTGACAGCGCGTGCCGAGATTCATAAAACGC of Stappia sp. ES.058 contains these proteins:
- the guaB gene encoding IMP dehydrogenase; amino-acid sequence: MAEFYQSLHGTEALTFDDVLLMPGHSEVLPAETDLRTRVTRDIELNFPLLSSAMDTVTEGRLAIAMAQAGGIGVVHRNLTMDQQAEEVRKVKKFESGMVVNPLVIGPDATLQDALDLMERFSISGVPVVENGGSGGQHVGRLVGILTNRDVRFASDPSQRVYELMTREELVTVRDSVSQAEAKRLLHHHRIEKLLVVDDTQNCVGLITVKDMEKAQLNPNASKDDQGRLRVAAATSVGPEGFERAERLVDAGVDLVVVDTAHGHSERVLEMVRRVKTLSNSVQVLAGNVATGDGTRALIDAGADAVKVGIGPGSICTTRIVAGVGVPQLTAIMEACKAANNDGVPVIADGGIKYSGDLAKALASGASAAMIGSLFAGTDESPGEVYLYQGRSYKAYRGMGSVGAMARGSADRYFQAEVRDALKLVPEGIEGQVPYKGPLESVLHQLAGGLRAAMGYVGAGTLPEFQEKARFVRISGASLRESHAHDVTITRESPNYPSNV
- a CDS encoding RlmE family RNA methyltransferase, which encodes MSGSGRGRGDRGMFERVKTAKRRTNSSARWLQRQLNDPYVRAAKIDGYRSRAAYKILEIDDKHHILKPGQRIIDLGAAPGGWCQVAAVKTGSTDQDPRIVGIDYLEVEPLPGVTLLLKDFLDDDAPEALRAALGGHAPNLVMSDMAAPTTGHRQTDHLRTTHLFEVAEEFARENLAPGGAFLSKVFRGGAENEALARLKRDYQSVHHIKPPASRKESPELYVLAKGFRGGAG
- a CDS encoding Ppx/GppA phosphatase family protein → MTRSKDGARGQRGPDEGQEQSHRAGRGAQRVGAPAGFDPASAQRLYAALDLGTNNCRLLVARPEIRGFRVVDAFSKIVRLGEGLSHNNRLGEAAMDRAIEALGCCRDKMRDRGVDRVRLIATEACRAAENGPLFIERVFQETGLALEIATRETEARLAVAGCASLVDPDANGVVLFDIGGGSSEIVWLDLRNRCGARGVALTRFIRDWTSLPVGVVNLAERHGGRHVSADTFEAMVQDARQHLEAFSLGRELTDAICDGKVHMLGTSGTVTTLAGVHFGLKRYDRRRVDGAWMDADDVTAMIERLRAMPYEERVGNPCIGADRADLVLAGCAILEAIRRRWPCQRLRVADRGLREGILMELMSADRVWRRKDPPKYRGRGRKQK